A DNA window from Niabella yanshanensis contains the following coding sequences:
- a CDS encoding cell division ATP-binding protein FtsE, with amino-acid sequence MQQPIIEIKNANIYQGDSLVLKEVNLTIREGEFVYLVGRTGTGKSSLLKTLYGDLLLTEGEAVVAEYQLKNMHWKQVPYLRRKLGVVFQDFRLLTDRNVANNLRFVLKATGWTDKKLIDDKVTQVLEQVGLQHKANKMPYEMSGGEQQRVDIARALLNSPKLILADEPTGNLDPVTTDEIMNLLLSIAKESNAAIVMATHDYAVVKKYPARLIKTEGGRVVDNATIDNL; translated from the coding sequence ATGCAGCAGCCGATCATAGAAATTAAGAACGCTAATATTTACCAGGGTGATAGTTTGGTATTGAAAGAGGTAAATCTTACTATCAGGGAAGGTGAATTTGTGTACCTGGTGGGCAGAACCGGTACCGGCAAATCAAGCCTTTTAAAAACCCTTTATGGCGATCTGTTGCTTACTGAAGGCGAAGCAGTAGTAGCTGAATACCAGTTGAAAAATATGCACTGGAAGCAGGTTCCTTACCTGCGGCGTAAGCTGGGCGTGGTTTTCCAGGATTTTAGATTGCTTACCGACCGGAATGTGGCCAATAATCTCCGTTTTGTGTTAAAAGCCACCGGCTGGACCGATAAAAAATTAATAGACGATAAGGTAACGCAGGTATTAGAGCAGGTAGGCCTGCAGCATAAGGCCAATAAAATGCCCTACGAAATGAGTGGTGGTGAACAACAGCGGGTTGATATTGCCCGGGCGTTGCTCAACAGCCCGAAACTGATACTGGCCGATGAGCCTACCGGAAACCTCGATCCGGTGACCACGGATGAGATCATGAACCTTTTGTTATCCATTGCCAAAGAAAGCAATGCGGCTATCGTGATGGCTACGCACGATTATGCGGTAGTGAAAAAATACCCGGCCAGGTTAATTAAGACCGAAGGGGGCAGGGTAGTAGACAATGCTACCATAGATAATCTATAA
- a CDS encoding BlaI/MecI/CopY family transcriptional regulator yields MKQLTKAEEQIMHILWDNGPQFLRELLDNMPVPKPHQNTVATILKILVEKEFVTVNVFGRQHQYTAAITKEEYSKKTMKQMVKGYFEGSFSNVVSFMVKENNLSIEELEALLQQIKNQQK; encoded by the coding sequence ATGAAACAACTTACTAAAGCCGAAGAACAGATCATGCATATTTTATGGGACAACGGGCCACAGTTTTTAAGAGAGCTGCTGGATAATATGCCGGTTCCCAAACCGCATCAGAACACCGTGGCTACCATATTAAAAATATTAGTAGAAAAAGAGTTCGTAACGGTAAATGTATTTGGCCGGCAACATCAATACACAGCAGCCATAACAAAGGAAGAGTATTCGAAAAAAACCATGAAGCAAATGGTCAAAGGATATTTCGAGGGCTCTTTTAGTAATGTGGTATCCTTTATGGTAAAGGAAAATAATTTGAGCATTGAAGAGCTGGAAGCCTTATTGCAGCAAATTAAAAACCAACAAAAATAG
- a CDS encoding M56 family metallopeptidase, with amino-acid sequence MLTYIIQMIACSGVLYTYYHFFLRNEKFHQYNRFYLLFAIACSLIVPLIKVPVFVKTEMMSNTLYYLMTTEDNVVVTVETGFNWRLLLYVVYTLISITLISRLIVSIRKIFFIKAHGTKKKVEDILFIDTPHSDAPFSFFNWLFWNEKTQLQSVEGQQMFRHEHYHILSKHTLDIIFMEIVLCIFWFNPMFYIYRKEMKVIQEFLADKYAVEKDDSANYAQLLVLRAMGTNSSSLTSPFFNTFLKRRITMLLSSEKTSHHWLKQLLIVPVFVLTASLLIIRCKSADAKTETKISSTPLTTKTKLNTAGITKNTPDQRETEIVAVIKKSAELRSATVEKNSNQLHSKIFSKVDIDAKYDGNWRSFLERNINGQVAVDNGASPGTFTVIIQFVVDENGNVSDLTPLTHHGYGMEEEAIRVIELSGKWTPAVQDGESVKAYRKQPLTFQITEE; translated from the coding sequence ATGCTTACCTATATCATTCAAATGATTGCCTGCTCGGGTGTATTATATACGTATTACCACTTTTTCCTGCGCAATGAAAAATTTCACCAGTATAACCGGTTTTATCTGCTCTTTGCAATAGCCTGTAGTCTTATTGTTCCACTGATAAAAGTGCCTGTTTTCGTAAAAACAGAAATGATGTCTAACACGCTTTATTATTTAATGACAACTGAGGATAATGTAGTTGTTACAGTCGAAACTGGATTTAATTGGCGCTTATTATTATACGTAGTTTACACTTTAATATCCATCACTTTAATAAGCAGATTAATAGTAAGTATCAGAAAAATATTCTTTATTAAAGCGCATGGCACAAAGAAAAAAGTAGAAGATATCTTATTTATAGACACCCCCCATTCGGACGCACCTTTTTCTTTTTTCAACTGGCTATTTTGGAACGAAAAGACGCAATTGCAGTCGGTAGAAGGTCAACAAATGTTTAGACACGAACATTACCATATCCTCAGCAAACACACTTTGGACATCATTTTCATGGAAATTGTTTTATGTATTTTTTGGTTCAACCCTATGTTTTACATCTATCGAAAAGAAATGAAAGTCATTCAGGAGTTTTTGGCCGATAAATACGCAGTGGAAAAAGATGACAGTGCCAATTATGCCCAACTATTAGTTCTACGAGCTATGGGCACGAATTCCTCTTCACTTACAAGTCCATTTTTTAATACATTTTTAAAACGTAGAATCACCATGTTACTATCCTCAGAGAAAACAAGCCATCATTGGCTAAAACAATTATTAATTGTACCTGTTTTTGTTTTAACCGCATCTTTATTAATTATCCGATGTAAATCTGCAGACGCAAAAACAGAAACCAAAATAAGTTCAACGCCGTTAACAACTAAAACGAAACTTAACACAGCCGGTATCACAAAAAATACTCCCGATCAACGGGAAACAGAAATTGTAGCTGTCATTAAAAAATCCGCTGAGTTGCGATCTGCTACCGTCGAAAAAAATAGCAACCAACTACACTCAAAAATATTTTCCAAAGTTGACATAGATGCAAAATACGATGGTAATTGGCGAAGTTTCTTAGAACGTAACATTAACGGACAGGTCGCAGTGGACAATGGAGCGTCTCCCGGAACCTTTACTGTTATTATTCAATTTGTAGTGGACGAAAATGGTAATGTGAGTGACCTTACACCGCTTACACATCATGGATATGGAATGGAAGAAGAGGCTATTAGAGTTATAGAACTTTCCGGCAAATGGACCCCAGCTGTGCAAGATGGTGAATCGGTGAAAGCTTATCGTAAGCAACCTCTTACTTTTCAAATTACTGAAGAATAA